Proteins encoded together in one Lysinibacillus sp. FSL K6-0232 window:
- the sdhA gene encoding succinate dehydrogenase flavoprotein subunit, translating to MAKSKIIVVGGGLAGLMATIKAAEVGTEVDLFSLVPVKRSHSVCAQGGINGAVNTKGEGDSPWIHFDDTVYGGDFLANQPPVKGMCDAAPGIIHLMDRMGVMFNRTPEGLLDFRRFGGTLMHRTAFSGATTGQQLLYALDEQVRSHEVAGLVNKYEHWEFLGVIIDEDGVCRGIVAQDMRTEEIKSFRADAVIMATGGPGIIFGKTTNSVINTGSAASIVYQQGASYANGEFIQIHPTAIPGDDKNRLMSESARGEGGRIWTYKDGKPWYFLEEKYPAYGNLVPRDIATREIFDVCVNQKLGINGENMVYLDLSHKDPHELDVKLGGIIEIYEKFVGDDPRKLPMKIFPAVHYSMGGLWVDYNQMTEIPGLFAAGECDYSQHGANRLGANSLLSAIYGGMVAGPNAVDYVKGLKKHAEDLPQEIYDARVKEEQAKWDAIMKMEGTENAYLLHKELGEMMTATMTVVRYNDQLEDTLKKLDELTERWNNININDTQKWSNQGAHFTRQLKNMLVLAKVMTKGALLRNESRGAHYKPDFPNRDDENFLKTTMAKFDPATGNPIITYQEVDVSLIPPRKRDYSAKGD from the coding sequence ATGGCGAAAAGCAAAATAATTGTTGTCGGCGGTGGTCTTGCCGGTCTGATGGCAACGATTAAAGCAGCTGAAGTTGGTACTGAAGTTGATTTATTCTCATTAGTTCCTGTAAAACGCTCACACTCTGTTTGTGCGCAAGGCGGAATTAATGGTGCGGTAAATACTAAAGGTGAAGGGGATTCTCCATGGATCCACTTTGATGATACAGTTTATGGTGGGGACTTCCTAGCGAACCAACCACCAGTTAAAGGTATGTGTGATGCAGCACCTGGCATTATCCACTTAATGGATCGTATGGGTGTTATGTTCAACCGTACACCAGAAGGACTTTTAGATTTCCGTCGTTTTGGTGGTACTTTAATGCACCGTACAGCTTTCTCTGGTGCAACAACAGGTCAACAATTACTATATGCGCTAGATGAGCAAGTTCGTTCTCATGAAGTAGCTGGTTTAGTAAATAAATATGAACATTGGGAATTCCTTGGTGTTATTATCGATGAAGACGGCGTTTGTCGTGGTATCGTAGCGCAAGATATGCGTACAGAGGAAATTAAATCATTCCGTGCAGACGCTGTTATTATGGCGACTGGTGGCCCTGGTATTATCTTCGGTAAAACAACAAACTCTGTTATTAACACAGGCTCTGCTGCTTCTATCGTTTATCAACAAGGTGCTTCATATGCGAATGGTGAATTCATTCAAATTCACCCAACAGCGATTCCTGGAGATGACAAAAACCGTCTAATGTCAGAATCAGCTCGTGGTGAAGGTGGTCGTATTTGGACTTATAAAGACGGTAAACCTTGGTACTTCTTAGAAGAGAAATACCCAGCTTATGGTAACTTAGTACCACGTGATATTGCGACACGTGAAATTTTCGACGTTTGTGTAAACCAAAAACTTGGTATCAATGGCGAAAACATGGTATACCTAGATCTTTCACATAAAGATCCACATGAATTGGACGTTAAACTTGGTGGTATCATCGAAATCTACGAAAAATTCGTAGGGGATGACCCACGTAAATTACCAATGAAAATTTTCCCAGCAGTTCACTATTCAATGGGTGGATTATGGGTTGACTACAATCAAATGACTGAAATTCCTGGTCTATTTGCAGCAGGTGAATGTGATTACTCTCAACATGGTGCAAACCGTCTTGGTGCAAACTCATTATTATCTGCTATCTACGGTGGTATGGTTGCAGGACCAAACGCAGTAGACTATGTAAAAGGTCTTAAAAAGCATGCTGAAGATCTTCCACAAGAGATTTACGATGCTCGTGTAAAAGAGGAACAAGCGAAATGGGATGCTATCATGAAAATGGAAGGCACAGAAAACGCTTACTTACTGCATAAAGAGCTTGGTGAAATGATGACTGCTACAATGACTGTAGTACGTTACAATGATCAGCTTGAAGATACATTGAAAAAACTTGATGAGCTTACTGAGCGTTGGAACAACATCAACATCAATGATACGCAAAAATGGAGCAATCAAGGCGCACACTTTACACGTCAGCTTAAAAATATGTTAGTGCTTGCAAAAGTAATGACAAAAGGTGCACTATTACGTAATGAATCTCGTGGTGCACACTATAAACCTGATTTCCCTAACCGTGATGATGAGAACTTCTTAAAAACAACAATGGCGAAGTTTGACCCAGCTACTGGTAATCCAATCATCACGTACCAAGAAGTCGACGTTTCATTAATCCCACCACGTAAACGCGACTACTCTGCGAAAGGAGACTAA
- a CDS encoding YslB family protein, protein MLNTPSPTISAFGYEIIRDHILSAILGKHEDDVLYWAGKDLARKFPCKTQGELIAFFTDACWGTLELIKESKDGRIFQLTNDPELLQMKQRSFRLEAGFIAEQIQLEKGLLTECYDEKREKQQYVMFTVKWDAKEHIISAK, encoded by the coding sequence ATGTTAAACACTCCATCTCCTACAATCTCAGCATTTGGCTATGAAATTATTCGCGATCATATTTTATCTGCTATCCTTGGTAAACATGAAGATGATGTCCTTTATTGGGCTGGTAAAGACCTTGCACGCAAGTTTCCCTGTAAAACACAAGGCGAATTAATCGCATTTTTCACAGATGCCTGTTGGGGTACATTAGAGCTTATCAAGGAATCAAAGGATGGGCGCATTTTTCAATTGACAAATGACCCCGAACTACTGCAAATGAAGCAGCGCAGCTTTAGACTTGAGGCAGGATTTATAGCTGAACAAATTCAGCTCGAAAAGGGCTTGTTAACAGAATGCTATGATGAAAAGCGTGAGAAGCAACAATATGTTATGTTTACAGTAAAATGGGATGCTAAGGAACATATCATATCTGCAAAGTGA
- a CDS encoding succinate dehydrogenase cytochrome b558 subunit: protein MSKDREFLWRRLHSLLGVIPVGLFLVFHLSLNFTAVGGEQSYNDATGVMELVPHSLLLLIEWVVIYIPLLFHAFYGVYIAFTATPNTGRFSTYRNWMFSLQRFTGVFLVIFIAWHIFQTRIQKALGADVNFNMMEEIVANPFMLGFYIVGILSATFHLSNGLWAFLVSWGITQSPQSQKIATYVTNIIFVILSVVGVAAILAFV from the coding sequence TTGTCGAAAGATCGAGAGTTTTTATGGCGCCGCTTACATTCTCTACTTGGGGTCATTCCAGTAGGTTTGTTCTTGGTGTTCCACTTGTCATTGAACTTCACTGCTGTTGGCGGTGAACAGTCTTACAATGATGCAACAGGAGTTATGGAGTTAGTTCCTCACTCACTACTGCTGCTAATTGAATGGGTTGTGATTTATATCCCATTGCTATTCCATGCATTCTATGGTGTGTATATTGCATTCACGGCTACACCAAACACAGGACGTTTTAGTACATACCGTAACTGGATGTTCTCTTTACAACGTTTCACTGGTGTATTTTTAGTGATTTTCATTGCATGGCATATCTTCCAAACGCGTATTCAAAAGGCGCTTGGTGCTGATGTTAACTTTAACATGATGGAAGAAATCGTTGCTAATCCATTTATGCTTGGATTCTACATTGTTGGTATTCTATCAGCAACTTTCCACTTATCAAACGGTTTATGGGCATTCCTAGTAAGCTGGGGTATTACACAATCTCCTCAGTCTCAAAAGATTGCTACTTACGTAACAAACATTATTTTCGTAATTCTAAGTGTCGTTGGTGTGGCTGCTATTCTAGCATTCGTTTAA